A window of Lysobacter sp. TY2-98 genomic DNA:
CTCGCCGCCAGCAAGAAGACCGGTGCGCGCAAGGCGGCCAAGAAGGCCGCGAAGAAGGCCGGCGCCCGCAAGGCCACCGCGAAGAAGGCCGGTGCTCGCAAGACCACCGCCAAGAAGGCCGGCGCGCGCAAGACGACCGCCAAGAAGGCGACGGCCCGCAAGAGCACCGGTCGCAAGTCGGCCAAGCGCGTCGCCGCCGGCAAGAAGGCGGCCACCACGCGCAAGGTCGGGGCCGCCAAGAAGGCGGTGAAGAAGGCGACCAAAAAGGCCATCAAGCGCGCAGGCGCCGCGGTCAAGAAGGCGGCAACCAGCGCGCGTCGCTCGGCGGCCGCGAAGAAGGGCGCCGCCGCCCGCAAGGGCACGGCCCGCAAGACGACCGCCCGCAAGGCCGTCGGCAAGCGCGCCACCGCCAAGAAGGCATCGACGAAGAAGTCGTCGGCCAAGAAGGCATCCGCCAAGAAGGCCACGCGCAAGACCGCGGCCAAGAAGGGTGGTGCCCGCAAGACCGCCGCGAAGAAGGGCGGCGCCCGCAAGGCCACCGCACGCGGCGCATCGCGCGGCCGCGGTGGTCGCGCCGACAGCCGCGCCAGCCTGTAACCCGCCACACGCTGTAACCCCGGTGCCGGCGGTCCGCCGCCGGCACCTTCCGAATCCACCACGCGCCGCATGACGCGACGCGCCTACGACATCAACACGAAAGCAGCACGGGGAAGGGCCGATGGCCGTCAAGATCGAAAAGAAAATCAAGGGCTACAGCGTGATCAGCGCGGAGGACCGCGCGCGCGAGGCCCAGGCCAGCACTGCCCCGGCGGAATCGAAGATCGCCGACGTCATCCAGATGCACGAGCGCCTCGAGCGCCCGGAAGTGCTGATCGGTTCCACCTACAAGATCAAGACGCCGCTGGTCGAGCACGCCATGTACGTGACGATCAACGACATCGTGCTCAACGCCGGCACCGAACACGAACAGCGCCGCCCGTTCGAGGTGTTCATCAACTCCAAGTCGATGGACCACTTCCAGTGGATCGTCGGCCTCACCCGCATCATGTCCGCCGTGTTCCGCAAGGGCGGCGACGTCACCTTCCTCGTCGACGAGATGAAGGCCGTGTTCGACCCGCGCGGCGGCTACTTCAAGGCCGGCGGCGTCTACATGCCGAGCCTGGTCGCCGAGATCGGCGCCGTGGTCGAAGACCACCTCAAGTCGATCGGCATGATCGTCGACAACAACCTCTCCGACACCCAGCGCGCGCTGATCGCCGAGAAGCGCGCCGCCTACGAGCGCGCTACCCAGCCCGCCGCCAACGAAAGCGTCTCCGTCACCGGCGACGGCACCGCCTTCCCGCCCAGCGCGACCATGTGCCACAAGTGCAGCACGAAGGCGCTGGTGCTGATGGATGGGTGTGCGACTTGCTTGAATTGTGGGTATAGCAAGTGCGGGTGAGGTAAAACGCAATAGTGTTCGATGAGAAGGGTCGGGATCAGAAATGAGCCCGACCTTTTTTCTGGGCGTACTACCAGCACTCCACTTCGAGACACAACGTGCGCGTCAACTCGATAACGATTCAGAACGTTCGCAGCTTCCTCGAACCCGCCACATTCAGGCTCGACGGACCCATGAGTATCGTCATCGGGCCGAACGGCGGCGGCAAGACAAATTTGCTCGACACGCTGTTTCTTACGCTGCGACGTCACATCTTTGCATCGATGTACGCACGCTTAGAACCAACGCCGGAAAATGCCGGAAGGCATGTCTTTCAATACAACGACATGCTAAGCAACATCCGCTTAGAGCCGCACAGCATGTCCCCGCAAGGCTCTGAGCAAGCCGTCGCACTTGAGCTTGAGGTCACGGAGACAGATCTCATCAACATGCGCGCGATGCAGTCAGATGCGCCAGACCTGCTGCGCTTTGCCCAAGGGCGCTACGACAATTCGCAGCTTGAGATCGTTAGCGAATGGCGAATCAACGAAATTGTGGCGGGTACAAGATTCACTTACCACGTCGTAAACAATCAACTTAGGCCAGCCGACAGCCAACCAGCTGCATGGTTTCTCCAGTATCTACAGCGCTTCGAGGTAGATGCGCTCCTTCGAGAACTGACTGGAAACGGGCGCCTATCAATTCCCCTGCTGTATCTGCCCGTCAACCGCTCCCGACACGATTTTCAATCTGGCGTCGAGCTAGCCAACCACAACAATTACGAAACCAAACGGACTGTAGACGTCGGCAGTTCACGAATGGCCGTCAACATCGTCAGCCTCGCGATCGGGACGCTCGCGGCGAAATACAGGCTGCTCCGTGAAGACGACAATGTCGGCGCGAAAAGCGCGTTTTATAGCGATCCGCAAGTGGAGGAGTTGACCAGGATCCTGTCCGAACTCGGATACGAATGGGAGCTCCGCTGCACCAATCCGATGTCCAATCGATACGACGTGCAGCTTACGAAGCAGGGCTCCTCGTTCCTCATAGGCGCAGCGTCATCTGGCGAACGCGAGCTACTTACATACCTATTTTCGATCTTCGCGTTGAATGTTAGGGATGCACTTGTCGTCATCGACGAACCAGAGCTACACCTGCACCCGAAGTGGCAAAGAATGCTTCTCGGCGTATTTGAGCGATTGGCCAGAGAAACGGGCAATCAATTCCTGCTGGCAACCCACTCGCCGACATTCGTCTCTCCCGACTCTATCCAGTACGTCTCGCGGGTTTACAGCGATGCGCAACGGAGTCGAATAATTCGGTTGAACACGCAGAACCTGCCGAACGCCAAGCACCTCCTGAACATCGTCAACAGTCAAAATAACGAGCGTCTATTCTTTGCCGACTCCGTAGTGCTGTGCGAAGGAATCTCCGATCGAATCGTTCTTGAATCCATTCTCGACCGTTTCGGCCGATCCGCTACTGCTGGCAAGATCATTGAAGTGATCAGCGCGGGCGGTAAAGGCTCGTTCCGCTTCTACAAAATGATCCTAGACGCCTCAAAGATTCCCTATTCAATCGTCGCAGATCGCGACTATGTTGAGCAGATTGGCGACGAAAAAGTGAAGAGCCTTTTTCTGCTAAACACGGATGAGATCAAAAGGAATGTCGTCGAAGACGTATCTAGCCGGGACGGTGCCAGGCTAGTTCAAGACATTGAAGATGCCATTACATCAGGCTCTTGGGACGCTGCTCGCGCGACGTGGGAGTACATAAAGTCTCGCCGCAGGTTAATGCCTTCTGCTCTGAGCGCTGAGCAGCAAACAATTTTTGACACCTTCCTGTCTCAGCAGAGAGCGGAAGGCGTCTACATCTTGCGTCGAGGGGCACTTGAGCAATACCTGCCTGAGGGTTTCGCGGGCAAGGACGTAGAGAAGCTCATTCAATTGCTTGAGGCCACCGACTTCTGGGAGCGGCTTCCCACGCCGGGTCGCGACGAGCTCCAATGGATTGCGCGAGACATTCTGGACGCATTCGAAGGGAGAAACGGGGGTCAGAGTGCAATTTCTGATCTGACAATCGCGTAGCGCTCGCACAGGACCCGAAGGGCGGCCGACAGGACGTCGGCCGTCGCTGGAAACGGGGTCAGGTTCCATTTCGGCACTCAAACACTGACGTCGTCACACAAGACCCGAAGGGCGGCCGACAGGACGTCGGCCGTCGCCACCCGAGGCAGGATGCCGAGTGTGGCGATCGCGAGGAATCAACACGCGCGAGCTGTAGATCCGTCGAGGAAGGTGCTTTCTTTGGTTATCTTTCTTTGCACCAGCAAAGAAAGTAACTCGGGCGCGCAGCGCACGAAACGCTCTTGCCGTCGTCGCACGGCAATCGATGGCATCAATCCACTCGACCGGAATGCGCCGCGCTGCCGCGCGTCGCCATCGCGACGATCCCGAGTGCTTATTCGACGTCAGCGACTGCAAAAGTCTCCGCTTTGTCGTTCTCGTGAGCGTTCTCATCGCACCAGGCCGCACACGTTTACAGCATCGCAACGGACCACGGTTCAACCTGCCCGCGCACCGCAATGCACCGCGTGCATCCCACCATCGTGTTCCGCATCCCCAAGGACTGGTCGATGAAAAAATCTCTGCATTCCCTCGGCGGTTTCCTGGCCGCTTCCCTGCTGGGCGCGACGCTGGCGTTGCCCGCCGTCGCCCAGGCCGGCTGCCCGTCGTACGGCAACCAGGGCATGTCGGGCGACTGCTCGCCACGCAGCAGCCAGTGCTTCAACAGTTGGGTGACCGACCACCGCATGTTCAGCGGCGTGTGGCACTACAAGCTGCTCGTGTACCGCCGCAACGCGGGTGGCACATGGTCGTACTACAGCGAGACCTGGCATCCCTGCTGAGCGACGCCGGAAAAACAGGGCCAGAGTGCAGTTTTCCTCGACCCCGCCAACTGATCAGCGACACAAGACCCGAAGGGCGGCCGACAGGACGTCGGCCGTCGCCACTTGGCGAAGCGGCGCCGCTTGCGAATCGCAGGTTCGCGCGCCGGTGAGCGCCCGCCGCGCTGCGGCGGGCCGAAGGATGCCGAGTGTGGCGATCGCGAGGAATCAACACGCGCGAGCTGTAGATTCTTCGAGGAAGGTGCTTTCTTTGGCTATCTTTCTTTGCACCAGCAAAGAAAGTAACTCGGGCGCGCAGCGCACGAAACGCTTTGCCCCTAGACGCGACAATCGAACCACCGACTACCGAAACCCACCCTTCGAAGGCCGCTCAATCCGGCAAATCCCCTTCGACGCATGCGGATTCATCGACCGCATGGCGCCCCGCGACATCTGTCCGCGCCCTGCCCGCACTTCCCGCCAATCATGCTCGCCCGGATCCAGCGCAAGCGTCGGATCCTTCTTGCGACCGTCCAGCTCGGCGACGACATCCTCCGCACGCAGCACCAGCCAGCGCTGCGCGAACGCCAACGCGCGCGGAAGTGATGAAAAGCACCGCCGCATGTGCACGCGACGATGCTTGCCGGTCAGCACTTCATACGACCCGTAATACGTGGCGCCCACCACCGCGACGCTGACCCATGTCGGCGCATCGCCATGCAGCAGGTGGATCTGCGCGCCGTAATCGGACCATGCCCAGCGGAAGCCGGGCGGAAGCGGTGTGTCGGGAAGGTCGGCTCGGGTCAGCGGCGGCAGCATGGGGACACGATCCGCTGCGCACGTCTCACCGAGTGAGGACGTCGCCGATCGGCAGTCAAATGAAATGGGGGGCCAGGTTCCATTTCCTCGTCGCTTCGTTCGGGCAGGCGTCTATTTGCTGTCATGACTTCTTTGCGCTCGCGAAGAAGAGCGGCTCAAGCGCGCCAAGGCACGAACGTCGTCGCTGCCAAACATGCACCAAGCGCTCGCGCATGCATCCCGTGCCACGGTGTTCACCCCGCCGCGGCACTAATGCACGCCATGCGCATCGCCCCCTGCTGTCCTGCTCGCTGCCGCGTTGCTCGTGCACGCGCTCCCCTCGGCCGCCGATCCGCTGTCGATGTTCGAAGGCGCGTCGCAGGGTCGCGGCGAGCTGACGTTGGGGCTGGGACACGCGACGCCCTACACCGTCGACAACCTCGGCCGTCGCGACGCCGACGGCACGTTGCACCTCCATCAGGTGGTGCACATGGCCGGTGAGCCCGAGCGCACGCGCGACTGGGTGATCCACCCTGCCGGCAGCGGCGCTTATACCTTCACGCTCAGCGACGCGAGCGGGCCCGGCGTCGCGACCGTCGACGGCGCGCGCCTGTCGCTGCGCTACGCGCCGCACCACGGGATGCGCATGCGGCAGGTGCTCGAGCTGTCGCCCGACGGCACCACGCTGTCGAACACCGGCCGCATCAGCCTGCTCGGGTTTCCGATCGGCCACCTCGACGAAACGATCGTCCGCACCGGGGCGGAATGAATCGGGGGCCCGGTTCCATTTCTTCGTTGCTTCGTCCGGGCAGGTGTCTATTTGCCGCCATGCCTTCTTTGCGCCCGTGGTGAAGTGGGGTCAGGTTCCATTTTCCGGGGGCCACCGCGCTTTACCAAGCGAGAAGGGCATGGCGATCGCACGGAGCTCGCAAGTCGCAAGCGGTAGGTCCGTCGAGAAAGGCGCCTTCTTTGGTTATCTTTCTTTGCACCAGCAAGAAGGTGGCTCGGGCGCGCCTGCGCACGAGGCGCTTTTTGCTCACGCGACTAAAGATGAGCACCAGCGCACATGACAACACCGCTCTCCCTAACCGCCGCATTCCTGTTGTCAACTACCTTGGGTGTTCCAACCGCCCCGCCCGCGGCCGGCAACACCGTTGATCCTTCAGCCGTATCGCTCTATCGGCAGACTCAGCAGTTGCTGCTCGATCGCATCCGTGGCGGCGTTCGCGCGCAGGTGCATCTCGAATTGCCCGACGCAAGCGTCGACGATGGATTCGACGAGTACGTAATAGACGACCTGGTCCGACTGCGCGAAGTCCGCCTCCATCGGGAGTCGTTCGTAGTCGGGACGGGCTACTGCAACCGCGTGGACGACGGGGAGTTCAAGTGCCGTCAGATCGAAGAGGTGGAGCTCGGCATACGCCCGATCCACGACGATCGTGTCTACCGGGCCCTCGCGTCGGAGTCGCCTTGCGGCGCATCCATGTGTCGCCAGATCGATGTTGAGGAGCGGGATAACGATGCGGAAACCCTGGATTTCGTAGAGAGCCTGGGTGCCGTGCCTGACCCGACATCCCACTACGCGTTTCGCCTGCTCATCCGCGCTGACGGATTGCCATATTCGTTCGAAGAGGTTCGCCTCAACGCGGACGGCCTGATCGAACCGCGTGCCACCTTCACCTTCGACTACTCCACACCGGTAGGAGCGATCAGGTTGCCGATCGAGCCCCCGGCGATCTGACACGCGAAGACAGGATCAGGTTCCGATTTGCCGAAGGAACGAGCCTGAGGCCTCTTTCATGGGACCGCTACACTTCGGGGCCGACCGCTTCACCGACAGGAGCCCGCTATGACCTACACCACCACCGCATCCGGCCTGCAGTACGAGGACACCGTCGTCGGTACCGGCCCAGAAGCCAAGCCCGGTCGCAATGTCGTCGTGCATTACACGGGCTGGCTGTTCGAGAACGGCCAGCAAGGCGAGAAGTTCGATTCGAGCAAGGACCACGGCGAGCCCTTCATCTTTCCGCTGGGCGGCGGCATGGTCATCAAGGGTTGGGACGAAGGCGTGCAGGGCATGCGCGAAGGCGGCGTCCGCACGCTGATCATTCCGCCCGGCCTGGGCTATGGCGCGCGCGGCGCCGGCGGCGTGATTCCGCCGAACGCGACGTTGAAGTTCGAAGTGGAGTTGCTCGGCGCCTGAGGCACCGGAATGAGGTCGGCTTCGTTTTGTCCTGACTGAAGTCAAGTCAGCTTTGCCGATTGTTTTCTCTTCGACCGCTGTCGTAGCCACTTCGACGGCATCGGAAAGCGGTCGGACCGCTTCGAAAGGTCTGCGGGCGACCTCCCGAAGCGCTCCGGAGCCTTTCAAAAAAAGGCCGGGCTCAATCCGCAAGGAATGATCCCGGCCTCTTGTTCACTTCCCGACCTGACGCTCAGCGCGCGCGCACGACCTTGGTCTTGGCGATCGAGTCGTGCCAGCCGGTGGCGTCCTCGCTGAAGAGTACGGAAAAGGCTTCGAAGGGAATCATGCGCGAGAGCGTGCGGCCCAGGGCCTGACCCATCGAGGGGGCGGCGCCCCGCTCCGTGACCACGCGCGTGCCGCAGACGAACTTGCCGACCGTGCGCCCGAAGAGTCCTTCGAACAGCGTCCAGTACAGAACGAAGACCGGGACGCTGACGGCGTAGGCGCGTCCACCTTGAACGGCGTCTTCGCCCGCGACGACGATCACGGGAATCATGACCAGCATGACCAGCACGAAGTAGACCGCGTAGTCGATCAGCATGGTCAGGAAGCGCCGGCCTTTCCCGGCGTTCTCAGCGGTGTGGACGCGTTGCGATCCTGCGGCGATCACGGCGTCGCCGGCGCTGTACGGGTTCTGCATTTCCATCGGTTTTCCCCCTGGTGTGTAGGTGCTGTGCCTTATGCGTCGCTGTCCCCACAGCGACGAGCTGAGCTTATCGCTTCCGCCTTTTCGCGTCCGCCGCCTGCCTGTCCGTGCTGTCAGGAGGCACTTGCGCGTTGCGCGCTCCACCGTGATCACCGCAAGCGTCGAAACCACGGCGGGAAACAGGGCCGGGTTTCATTTTCCACGCCCGCCTTCAGCTGCGACCGCTTTCAGGCAGGCTCGTGCGCCGACGACCGCATCCCCGCTCGACGTCCCATCTGCCATGCTGCCCGCCGGCCGCAGCTTCCCTGCGGCGAACAGGAGTGCGCCATGAGCAAGGGTATGGACCGTAAGAAGGAAACGAAGAAGAAGCCGGCAAAGACACCGCAGGAAAAGCGCGCGGCCAAGAACGAGAAGAAGGCCTCGAAGCCGTTCGCCCCCACCTGACCGCGCCGGCGGAAGGCGGGAACAGGAAATGGGTCGCGCTCCACTTTCGGCAGGCGCGCGACGGTGAACCGATAGACCCGAAGGCGGCCGACACGGTGCCGGCGGTCGCCACCGGGAGCCGCGTGCCGAGGCTGGCGGTCGCGATGCGTCGTACGTCGCGGGGCCATGGATGCCTCGGCGACGTTCTCTATCGCTCTGGCCTGCGTTGCGCCGCGACCGGCTGCTTGCGTCGCGACTGCGGACGACCGGCGCTGCGGTCGCGCGTGTTGGGATACGACGCGGCGTCTTAACCTGCCGACGAAGTGAAACGGCGCGAGTCGTCGCACTCGCGATCGCATTGCTCGGGCGCGTCAGTCCTTCAGTGCTGCTCCACGCATGAGTCCGCTCACAGGCAACTTACGAAGTTGACTCGAAGATGGCCGCGACCGGGCGGACTCGAGCCCGATCTCAACCGATGGCGGTGCGGCGTTTCGGCCGATGGCTTGGTTGCATGCGGGAGGTGTCATGCGCATTCCCCTTGTCTGCATCGTTTCCACAGCTCTCCTTCTGACCAGCAGTTGCTCGCGCGACAAGGCGCCGACGACGGCGACGCCCACGGCCGCGCCCGCCGCGGCAACCACCGCTGCGCCGCCTGCCGCGGCTGCGGCGAAGCGTCCCAAGGAAGTGCTCTTCAGCCCGGAAGAGCTGCAGCAGATGGTGGCGCCGATCGCGTTGTATCCCGACGCGTTGCTGGCACAGGTGCTGATGGCTGCGACCTATCCGAGCGATGTGGCGGAAGCCGCTGCGTGGTCGAAGGCGCACCCCGAAGCGAAAGGCGACGCGGCGGTGAAGCAGGTCTCCGACCAGCCGTGGGATCCCAGCGTGCAATCACTCGTTGCGTTCCCGCAGGTGCTGTATGCCGCGGGCAACCAGGCCGCGTGGGTGCAGCGCCTGGGCGATGCGTTCCTCGCGCAGCCCGATGACGTGATGGACGCGGTGCAGCAGTTGCGCCAGAAGGCGAAGGCGAACGGCACGCTCGACTCCAACCAGTACCAGAAGGTGACTTCGCAACCGCGCGCGGCGGCGCCTGTGCAGGCAGCGCCGGCGCCATCCGAGCCGGCGGTCGGCGGTTACGAGTCGGCGCCTGTCGCCGCGGCGCCGCTCACCGAGACGATCCTCATCGAGTCGTCCGACCCGCAGACCGTGTACGTGCCGAGCTACGACCCGAACACCGCGTACGGCGCGTGGTCGTATCCGGCGTATCCACCGGTGTACTACCCGCCGCCCGCGAGCTACTACCCGATGGGCGGCGCGCTGGCGACGGGGCTGATGTTCGGCGTGGGGCTGGCGGCCGCCGACGCGCTCTGGGGCGACTTCGACTGGAACGACAACGACATCGATATCGACGTCGACCGTTACAACAACATCAACACCAACCGGCAGATCAACCGCACGCAGAACACCTGGAACCACAACGCCGCCAATCGCGATGGCGTGCCTTACCGCGACCAGTACGACCGCCAGAACAACAGCCAGCGTCTGGCCGGTGCGGATCGCCGCAGCGAATTCCGCGGCGAGGATGCGCAGCGTGCGCAGTCGCGCGAGCAGGCGCGTGCGTCGATGCAACAGCGGGGCGTGCAGGCGCCGGCGCGCAGCAACCAGGAAGCGCGTGAACGCGCGCAGGCCGCCACCTCCGAGCGCGACCGGACGCAGGCGCGGGAACGTGCGCAGACGCAGGCGCGCGAGCGGGCGCAGTCGGATCGCGCGCAGGCGGCACAGGCGGATCGCGCACGGGCTGATCGCGCGCAGAGTGCGAGTCGCGACCAGGCGCGTGATCGTGCGCAGCAACAGGCGCGCGCATCGCGGGACGGCGCGCAGAACCGGTCGCAAGCCCCCCAGCGGCATAGGCAGACGCAGAGCAACACGCAGGCGCGAGCCGCCGCGCGCAACCAGCAGCAGGCGCGACAACCGTCGCGGAGTAATGCCTTCGAAGGCGCCAGCAGGCCGCAGCAATCCCGGGCTTATGCGGAGCGCGGCCAGGCGAGTCGTCAGTCGGCGCAACGCCAGTCGCCACAACGTTCGTCCGGACAGCAGCGCTCATCGCCGCAGCGTCAGTCGTCGCAGCGATCCGGTGGCCAGCAGCGTCAAGGCGCGGGCGGCCGCCGTTAACCAGGAGTCTCCGCATGAAACGCTTCATGTGTTCGCTCCCGCTCGCGTTGTTGCTGGCGCTGGGGTCGTCGTCGCCGGTCGTCGCGCAGACGCGCTTCCCGACACCGGACGCCGCTGCCGATGCGCTGGTCAAGGCGCTGGGCACGCAACGTGCCGATGCGGCCGCGCTGGCCGCGCTGCTGGGTGCGAACTGGCGCGACTACGTGCCACTGGAAGGCATCGATCGCGCGGACGTCGACGCGTTTCTCGCCAAGTACCGCGAACGGCACGCATTCGAGACCGCGGCGGATGGCACGTCGACGCTCAGCGTCGGCACCGACCCCTGGACCTTCCCGATTCCGCTGGCCAAGGCTGCGGGTGGCTGGAGCTTCGACACGAAGGCGGGCGCCGAGGTGATGCGCACCCGTCGCATCGGCCGTGACGAACTCGATGCGGTGGAATCACTGCGCGCCTACCACGACGCGCAAATGGACTACGCCGAAGCGGATCGCGATGGCGACGGCGTACTCGAGTACGCGCAGAAGATCATCAGCACCGATGGGCTGCACGACGGCCTGTACTGGTCCGACGACGACACCGGCGAGATCAGTCCGCTGGGACCGCTGTTCGGCGATGCCGCGGTGGGCAACGACTGGCACGGCTACCACTTCCGCATCCTGACCGCGCAGGGCTCGCATGCACCGCGCGGCGCGCGCAGCTACATGCTGGGCGACAACATGAGCGGCGGCTTCGCCGCGATCGCGTGGCCGGCGAAGTACGACGAGACCGGCGTGATGAGCTTCATGATCAGCTGGAACGGCAAGGTGTACGAGAAGGACCTGGGTCCGAATTCGGAAGCGATCGCGCGTGCGATGAAGCAGTTCGATCCGGACGAGGGCTGGGTGGAAACCAAGGCCGCGGCGCCGGCGAAATAGTTCGGCGTGCAGGGCCGCCGTGTCAGGACCGGCGCGGCTCGCGAGCGGTAGCGCCCGCCCCTCGGTCCGCAACCGCGCTGATCCGCCCGCGACACCGACCGCCGCACAGTGCGTACGCGCATCCCGCCCGCGATCGGACTCGTCATGCTCGCCACCCTCGACACCACCTGCCCGTACTGCGGCGAAGTCATCAGCCTTGTCGTCGACGGCAGCGCCGGTGACCAGCGCTACATCGAAGACTGCAGCGTCTGCTGCCGCCCCATCACGGTCATCGTCGATGTGGATCACGAGGGCGATATCGACCTGCGCGTGCAGTCGGAATCCGAGACCTGATTCCGCCGGTCGACATCGCGCACGCCCGCCGCGCGATGCGAAACCCTGATGCGAACGGGTGCCGCACACGGATGATGTTGCGTCGCCCCAATCGCTAGTCGCCATCACGTTCCCGGCTTCAGCAACACCTTCGTCCACCCTTCATTCCGCGCATCGAAATTCCGATAGCCCTCCGGCGCCTGCTCGAGCGGCAACTCGTGCGAGACGATGAATGAGGGTTTCGCCTTGCCCGCATGGATCAGGTTCATCAGGTAGCGGTTGTATTGCTTGACGTTCGCCTGCCCGGTGCCGAGCTGCAGGCCCTTGCTCCAGAACTCGCCGAAGTCGAACGCGATCTGACCCTTCTTCGCGAGCGCATCCGCGCCGCCGGGATCCTTCGGCATGAACACGCCCACGCAACCGATGCTGCCGGTGTCCTTCACTGTCTTCACCAGGTTGTTCATGGTGAGGTTCGGCACTTCGTGGCCGGCGCCGTTGAAGCACTGGTAGCCGACGCATTCGCAGCCGCGGTCGGCGCCTTTGCCTTTCGTGAGTTCGAGGATCTGTTCGACGCCGTCCTGCTCGGTATCGTCGATCGTGATCGCACCGATCGCGTCGGCGAGCGCGAGGCGATCCTTGTGGGAATCGACCACCATCACCTGATACGCGCCGCGGATCATCGCCGAGTACGCCGCCATCAGACCGACGGGGCCCGCGCCGTAGATGACGACGCTCTCGCCCGGTCGCACGCCGGCGAGTTCGGTCGCGTGATAACCGGTCGGAAAGATGTCCGACAGCATCACGTAGTCGTTCTCGCGGTCCCCCGCGTCTTCGGGCAGCACGAGGCAGTTGAAGTCGGCGTACGGCACGCGCAGGTATTCGGCCTGGCCGCCGTCGTACGGGCCCATCTCGGCATAGCCGTACGCGGCGCCGACGCTGCCGGGGTTCGCGATGAGGCAGGCGGCGGTGAAGCCGCGCTCGCAGTTCTCGCAGAAGCCGCAGCCGATGTTGAACGGCAGGCAGACGCGATCCCCGACCTTGACGCGTTCGACGCAGCCGCCGGCTTCGATCACTTCGCCGAGGTTCTCGTGGCCGAACACCTTGCCCTTTTCGACGCTGGTGCGGCCTTCGTACATGTGCAGGTCGGAACCGCAGATGTTGGTCGTCGTGATGCGGACGATGACGTCGGTGGGCTTTTGGATCTTCGGATCAGGCCGATGCTGGACGCTGACATCGCGCGGGCCGTTGTAGACGAGTGCTCGCATGGAAGACTCCTGCGCCGTCGATGCGTCCGCAGCTCGGGACGGCGGCCGTCCACAGGCGCGTTCGCGAGCGGCCGCGCGCCCGATCGATACGACGGGACGCGACGCGACCGTAGGTGCAGGCGCGTGCACCGCACGGC
This region includes:
- a CDS encoding glutathione-independent formaldehyde dehydrogenase is translated as MRALVYNGPRDVSVQHRPDPKIQKPTDVIVRITTTNICGSDLHMYEGRTSVEKGKVFGHENLGEVIEAGGCVERVKVGDRVCLPFNIGCGFCENCERGFTAACLIANPGSVGAAYGYAEMGPYDGGQAEYLRVPYADFNCLVLPEDAGDRENDYVMLSDIFPTGYHATELAGVRPGESVVIYGAGPVGLMAAYSAMIRGAYQVMVVDSHKDRLALADAIGAITIDDTEQDGVEQILELTKGKGADRGCECVGYQCFNGAGHEVPNLTMNNLVKTVKDTGSIGCVGVFMPKDPGGADALAKKGQIAFDFGEFWSKGLQLGTGQANVKQYNRYLMNLIHAGKAKPSFIVSHELPLEQAPEGYRNFDARNEGWTKVLLKPGT